The genomic DNA tttatcCTTGTTATGAAGAATGGTGTTAAagttatgggatttagcctttaTATAAAgaaggagttaaggctatgggatttagccttgtgataaggAAAAAGTTaagactatgggatttagcctaacttagaggtattgccaaacatcaaaaaggggaagattgttaggaCAATtcccctaggtcaagtttgaccagtttgactaagcttgagttgaatcAAGCTtaagtcaggatttgagttttgatatttgacaatataaggagattgctggagcaatcgtccggttgtggagatggtcaaatggttgaccaggttgatgagaatacaagtcaagtaggtcaaggatgacaagagacttgactgggtaaatcctaactgaaggttaggcatctgaaatcctaactggagcttagacagtggtggaagtcctaactggaggttaagcaaaggagaaagtcctggtgaggagctaggcatttggaaagtccaagtgtaatcttggcaagggagaaagtcctggtgaggagccaggcaattagaaagtccaagtgtgattttggcacaggttataagtccaagcatgtggtcttggcaaggtaagtccaagtgtgatcttggcaaaggagaaagtcctggtgaggagtcaagcaattggaaagtccaagtgtgatcttggcaaaggttgtaagtccaagcatgtggtcttggcaagataagtcctagtgtgatttggcaaggagaactcgacaactaggatgaggccgaaggaagctcctgaaggcaaggcgtgaaagatgggagatatctgagggacgcaaggctgatggaggaggctagaaggataGTTTGAGATTGGTTGGTTAtggtcggatgctaggcatgatgtatcaacaggtcatggattaACCGAATGggttttagggggctttggacttgattgggcaagtccacatgagctagatcgatcaaccgatcgattgacttatgcccaatcgatcggttgatcgattgggagagcacCCGCGACAAAGGCTTCTcctaatcgatccatggatcgattgggagcctttgcCGATCGCCCAgaaaggctcccaatcgatcggccgatcgattgggagcctccaatgaATTCAATTTTGATCAgtcttaaatatcttttaaatagCAGTTTGTCATGTTCTAAGGATTCTGGTATAAATCGACATAAACCTGAGCAAAAGTTCGCTTGGCCTTAAGGATCGGACGTCATACTCTGCTCGGCCTTAAAGGTCGGACACCATAATCCGCTCGGCTTATAAGCACTCCTTATTTCTTTCGGTTTATTGCTCTGACGGGATTTATTGCACAAGCTAAAAGGGAAACATCAATTACTATTTGATGTAATTTTAGAATAAAGGTTCTTACTAAAATTAACAAAAACTTAAAGACTAGCATACAGTGAATATCAATACCCAAATCATTAAATTCATAAGTTAATAGAAAATAAGGCAAATCATGAAGGATTGGGATATAGGTAGGGGAGAATTTTGAGTTATTCAATCATAATCTAAGGAACTAGAGGGAGGATCATAAGTTAAGAATCTACTTTCTTTTAATTGTTCCATTACACCTTTTGCTCCAAGTATAAGAACCAAACCCACATTTCTAAATAGAAAACTCAAAAAGAATTTTAGATCTAAATCAAACACACATTTATTAactatccttggaaaaatacgacttgggacctATACTACATCTTTTTTCTTGAATTAATATGGGTTTTCAACAATTAATAACTTGAAGTGTCACGTGACAAGCTAATGGCCAACACTAATACGCAATTCGCATTATCTAGAACTAACTTTGACGCATATCCACTACTATTCTTCTTCGCCCACTCACCGGAAAGTGTACTAACTTAAGCGTCAGAGGGTCTTGGTAGGGATCCCGTCCCTGGTCTTTGGTCACTAACGTTTTGTCGGATCGTTTGATTGTGTACAGGATTGCAGGAAGGTTCCATTCTAAGCTAAAGAAGTCTTATGTCAGTCAACAAATCATCCACCAGAGCCAACGCGCCATCTCCctagctttcagacaggatcagaccccatttggaggaaaaatctctACAAATGTGTCATAGTTGAGCATCGAACCGCGGGTGTGAAGATAATAAAATGTTCCCCCACATTTGGAGCCCATCATTCCATAATCCCAACATCTCGTGGTTACACGtcccatttagaggaaaaatatatacaaatgtgtCATAGTTAGGGATCGAACCATTGGTATTTAAGTGACAACTTAATGCTCTTCCCCTCCACAATAGCCCCGGGGTATGAATATGATAATTAATGTGGCAACAATAAGATTCTTAATAGCAGTAATCAACatgtgaaataaaattttaatatacttCCTATTTTCTCCTTATGGTATGCTTAATCATGCAAAAGGTAATTAAAAAAGATTAAATAAGAAAACTTCACATAAATCAAAGGTCTAATCATACTTGTTGCTATGGAGAGTTGGTGACACGGCGATAGCGACGCTGGTAGTAATGACGAGCTACAACTATGACGATTAAGATGGGGCCTAAAACTCTCTGTTGCTCAAATCACTATCGGAAGATGGCTAGGCCTAAAGGAGGGCTGGGGAAAGAGGTGGCAGTAATAGCATTGTGGGAGGTGAAAGTGATGGTAGCCATAGCAACATAAGGAGGGACGACGATGAGGCAACAATGGTAACGACTACGACAAAAGATTTGTGGGTGAGAAAAAGTGGTTGGGAAAACATTAGGGTTAGGGAAGattaaaaagaagaagaaaagatcaTGGCATAGGAGTAGACCTTACTATTGTTCAGAATCGACACTTCAAAACAACTGGTTCGACGATTCCtgacaggtcgacccttaaccttaactgtTTAAGACGATTATAGTTTACGATTCAGAACTGTCAGTTCACGGTTTGCCATAGTTCAAAATTAtgacattaaaaaatttaaaatttattttgaaaagggcttacacttatttaagttgcataTGTATCCTCTTAGGGTATAGGGGAATAAAAACTCATAtaattcttttataattttttatccttttacattagGAAATGACATTGTTACTCAATTCCATTTCTCGTTCCCGTTGTATTTATTCCtttggtatcaaaatcttcaacttcgttatctgaaagttacattccttagtttcttttcttaactCTAGTCCAATTATCGAGTAATACTTGAGCTTCCAATAAGTCAAGAGACAAAGTTGATTGTCGTTCGTCTAATATGTTGACATTGACACTAAATGTCTGCTCCACATCAACAATTGATATTAGACAAATTAAAATGTCTTCGGCGATCACAAAGAGGACGGGAAAACTTTAAACTTTTTGtaaccaccactttaagatattgaAATTTTCTCTATCAGCCAaaagaaattataaaataattctcaaatttcaatgTGGAAcatagggatggcaattttcccTGTGGGTTCGAGAgcccgcggggaaaacccgaaatagGGAtagggatccccgatttttcgagGATGGGGCGGGTTTGGAGCGGGTAtaggaatactatccccatccccgaacccgccccgaatattattattattaatattaataaataataataagattttttttaatgtattaataataatattattaataatattgatattaatattatcattaataataatgataaaataataataataataattaaatatggagATGGGGATTTGATCCTCATGGGTTCGAGTTCGGAGAATATCagaacccgaaaaaatgagaacAGGGTGAGGATGGGGATGACAAATCTGCccccgccccattgccatccctagtggaacttgaggatcctcgtagATTTATCGtctgttcttttaataaaagttgtgtttttaagttttaaattaatactAGTGTAGTTTGTTGTActtcaaaaatattaatttgtatttcatattttatgtaatattaattataattataatattaaaatagaattaaaacatCATAAAACAAAATTAACATCTCTGATAATTTAAATATAAgatctaaaataaatataatttaataaattttacgaataaaataaaaatattttgccCTTTTAATTTTCATGCTTTATTATTAAAATACtcatataaaattaatattatactAAAAAATTCTCTAAAACTAAATAAGGATAATAACTATCAAAAAATTATTCGATTGCATATGTACAACTAGGAGGGGAAAAATCTACTTGGACTTTTTAATCGCAAGTTTATTAAAACATAAGTTTTTATAATACTGCAcctctttttttaattttttcttatagaTATACCACTTTCCTAATTCTAACTAAAACTCATTGATAGCtaaaaaaaatctagaatctatttgttttttatttttttacataacATAATCAGGCTCAAAAGAGTGTCAAAGAGATTATGATGTTGGGTTTAAAGTGATATTGATAAGTATATTATCCCCATGAATGACTGTCAAAACTCAATGATGGTTAAATATCTTTTTTAAGTTCTCATTGATAGCTAAAGAAGATATAAAATTAGAGAATTTGAGCATGTTTAAATTTAAGAAAGTGTTATGAAGAGATTGATCTAGATTTAGAGTAAATTCAATTTGTTTTTGTTGAATTTAAGAGATTGGTTTGAgcattaaaactaaatttttttccatggattaaaaggatttaaaattagAGAATTTAACCATGTTTAGAATTATACTACATCTTTTTTCTTGAATTAATATAGGTTTTCAACAATTAATAACTTGAAGTGTCACGTGACAAGCTAATGGTCAACACTAATACGCAATTCGCATTATCTAGAACTTACTTTGACGCATATCCACTACTATTCTTCTTCGCCCACTCACCGGAAAGTGTACTaatttgagcgtcagagggctttGCTAGGGATCCCTTCCCTGATCTTTGGTCACTAATGTTTTGTCGAATCGTTTGATTGTATATAGGATTGCAGGAAGGTTCCATTCTAAGCTAAAGAAGTCTTATGTCAGTCAACAAATCATCCACCAGAGCCAACGCATCATCTCCCTAGCTTTCAGATAGAATCaggccccatttggaggaaaaatcccTACAAATGTGTCATAGTTGAGCATCGAACCGCGGGTGTGAAGATAATAAAATGTTGCACCCCAATTTGGAGCTCATCATTCCAGAATCCCAACATCTCGTGGTTACACGtcccatttagaggaaaaatctATACAAATGTGTCATAGTTAGGGATCGAACCATGAGTGTTTAAGTGACAAATTGATGCTCTTCCCCTCCACCATAGCCCCGGGGCATGAATATGATAATTAATGTAGCAACAATAAGATTCTTAATATCAGTAATCATCatgtgaaataaaattttaatatacttCATATTTTCTCCTTATGGTATGCTTAATCATGCACAAAGGTAATTAAAAGAGATTAAGTAAGAAAACTTCACATAAATCAAAGGTCTAATCATACGTGTTGCTATGGAGCGTTGGTGACACGACGATAGCGACGCTAGCAGTAACGACGAGCTATAGTTATGACGATTAAGATGGGGCCCAAAACTCTCTGTTGCTCAAATCACTATCGAAAGGTGGCTAGGCCTAAAGGAGGGCTCGAGAAAGAGGTGGCAATAATAGCATTGTGGGAGGTGAAACCGATGGTAGCCATAGCAACATAAGGAGGGACGACGATGAGGCAACAATGGTAACGACTACGACAAAAGATTTGTGGGTGAGAAAAAGTGGTTGGGAAAACATTAGGGTTAGGGAGGattaaaaagaagaagaaaaggtcaTGGCATAGGAGTAGACCTTACTATTGTTCAGAATCGATGGTTCGAAACAACCGGTTCGATGATTCTtgacaggtcgacccttaacttTAACTGCTTAAGATGATTATAATTTATGTTTTAGAACTATCAGTTCACGATTTGCCATAGTTCAAAATTAtgacattaaaaaatttaaaatttattctgAAAAGGGCTTACAATCTTAAGGTATAGGGGAATAAAAACTCACAtaattcttttataattttttatccttttacattagGAAATGACATTGTTACTCAATTCCATTTCTCGTTCCCGTTGTATTTATTCCTTTGATATCAAAATCTTCGACTTCGTTATCTGAAAGTTACATTCCTTAATTTCTTTTCTTAACTCTGGTCTAATTATCGAGTAatacttgggcttccaatgaaTCAAGAAACAAAGTTGATTGTCGTTCGTCTAATATGTTATCATTGACACTAAATGTCTGCTCCACATGAACAATTGATATTAGACAAACTAAAATTTCTTCGGCGATCACAAGGAGGACGGGAAAACTTTAAACCTTCTATAACCACCACTTTAGGATATTAAAATTTTCTCTATCTGCCAaaagaaattataaaataattctcaaatttcaatgtggaacttgaggatcctcgttgATTTgtcgtccgttcttttaataaaagttatgtttttataagttttaaattaatattagtagtttgttgtattttaaaaatattaatttgtattcTATATTTTatgtaatattaattttaaatataattttaaaatagaattaaaacatCATAATACAAAATTAACATTTTTGGTAATTTAAATATAAgatctaaaataaatataatttaataaattttacgaataaaataaaaatattttgcccttttaattttcatgatttattattaatatactcataaaattaatactatactagaaaattttctaaaactaaataAGGATAATAAATATCGGAAAATTATTCGATTGCATATGTACCACTAGAAGGGGAAAAAATCTACTTGACTTTTTAATCGAAAGATTTTATAATACTGCAcctctttttttaatttttttttatagatataCCACTTTCCTAATGCTAACTAAAAATCATTGATAGCTTAAAAAAAAAGACTAGAATcaatttgttttttcttttttacaTAATCAGGCTCAAAAGAGTGTCAAAGAGATTATGATGTTGGGTTTAAAGTGATATTGATAAGTATATTATTCCCATGAATGACTGCCAAAACTCATTCATGGTTAAATATCTTTTTTAAGTTCTCATTGATAGCAAAAGAAGATTCTAGATTTGGAGTAAATTCAATTTGTTTTTGTTGAATTTAAGAGGAGATTGATTTgagcattaaaaactaaattttttccCCATGGAttaaaagggtttaaaattagaaaatttaagcATGTTTACAATTATAAGATTATCGTGAAAGAGTTgattaatgttttaattaaatcagatttgtttaggttcatTAATGACTTTTAGCTAAATCATTAACAGAAGGGTTAGACTAAGAGAATTTGAATAGTTTCAAacttagaaaaatataaaaaagagaGTGATTCAGGTTtagaataaatttaatatatgtaGACTTATAAATGAATTTTGGTTATCAAAAttcatttataattgatttttttggaaattataaaaaataaaatttttaacttaggaCCATTTGATGTTAATTTAATATAAAGCTAAGATTTTTAAGATAAGTctgttaaataattaattttttatcttatttgattcaaataagattttttttactaCTTTACACCCTTTAGTGCGTGAATTAAATATttgtaaaatgattttaaaactataGTTATATTCCTCTTTTATctattaaaaaatagaaatacaagcaccaaattatataaataaaaaattcaatttatCACCAATAAATTAATGTTAGAAAAAACTGATTAAACTAAAAAAATGGATCCAAATTTTTAATAAGCAAATCTAGTGGAGAAAACATACATAGGATGAAACGCCCTTTTATcaataaattagaaatataaaaaaaaacggtgttttaatttttggtCTTTTGGCAGAATTGCAAAAGCTCGATTTGAATCAAAGAATGGAACTTGGCAGCGAAGAGGATTGAGTCGGCCAATGGAAAACCTCAAGTTCGCAGCTTGCTCGGCTTCAGCAGCATCTCACGAAGATCCGCCGGATCGATGCCTCCGTGCTCGTTCGCAGGACGATAGTAGCCCGTCACCGGATCCGGAACCCAGGAACGCGCCACCTCCCCATCATCTGTCGCCTTCCCCTTCTTCGCCATCCATTCCCCCCGGAAAAAGGCCTCGCCTTTATTGACAGACGTCGAGCACAACCTCCTGTATCGACACCCGCCACTGTCAGTACCAGAAACACAAATCTACCTATCGATCGACCACTACGCTGATaagaagagggaggagaagaagaagaacctggCGGTGAGGAAACAGAGAGAAGCGCGAAGGTTGACAATGGAAAGAGCAGGAGCCATCGCAGCCGCCTTTACAACTCAATCCCTCTCCTCTCTCCCCTCCCAAGTTTACCTTGCAAAATAGGGTTTGAGAAATAGGGGAGCCAAGGGAGGCTGCTTATTTATAGGAGAACAATCGGATCCGGATCGCCGCCGATTGGAGAAACCGTTCAGGAGGGAGGCGCCACGTGTTTTTTTTTCAGTTTATTGAATTCAGGCCAATTAATTCtgataaaatgttttaaaatatttgctaaaagaaaaaaaattaaataaatgttTGTGCGTTAATATTATTAGATAGagatagggatgtaaatgaatcaagtcgtTTGTGAGTTATTCGAAGTTTGATTGGATAAAAAAGTTCATTTGAACTCGTTTAATGAGActagttaagataaacaaacaaaGCTCAAGTTTTACAATATTCAGCttattagctcgtgaacatgtttgttaagcatatgaatcaacttttaaataaaaaataatagttttgatattgaatttatagattttaaactctacttatgaaacatatagataaatatattaaatttatttattagaataaaattataaatgttaacaataatattataattttcgctcaatatataatttagattttaatgaatatttaaatttataatttatatttattaaactcatttaggctcgataaaatcTCAAATAAGCTCGTGAactatgaatatattcgttaaataaaactcaaGCTCAGCTCGATTATAAACAAGTTAATTTCAAACATTTAAAAATTCAGCtcgactcggctcgattacacccttaGACAGAGAAGATCTACAAtttgttagaactttcgagccccaaaaatcgctttttgcgttgcgaaaaaccTCGAAATttttgccacggatccgtgcaaagataaaaatttacatatatatagttttctccgagatctacactagatctacatgatagaagttatacctttgtagcgataCCCTTCGCTTATCCTGCACGTCCAAACGGTAGTCGGATCTCACACAGTGTCAAGCAtacactcctctacacatatccacacggacaagagatggagaaaaaccacttagagtgtgctagcactcttggatggtcacggcaatggaggagagggagagaggagtagaggggaagaagaagagagaattaAAGTTAACACACACTTGCACTTATTCCCCttttaagtggtcgaccactcatggaatagcaagagtcatggctcttggtcttcctcatgaggtggcacacacttgatgtaaccttgatgatgtggaacatcatcattggccggcctcatgccaagtcacaaatgatgtggcatttggtcaagtcaaacttgacccttcatcttccctctcaagtcaagtcaaacttgacctcttatctcccaagGTTGACCAAATCTAACATTTGATTCAATGTCAattaaatttaatgaatctctattcattgaattaaattgattcaatgaatccaagtctaaattagactcatttgacacatgaatcgaattgagtccaacttaattattttaatttgaattacttttaatccaatttggttcatcatatgaacctaattctcttggtccatcatatgaacctaatctccatctaattacctttgtgtgtgaccctataggttcttgtaacgttggcaatgctcctaaacttatttagaaacataagtaatgagcggtatctagcaacacattattactacccaagttacaaaaatattgagatccaacatcacctttgtgactactaattgtgactctcacaatatgtgacaatgtccttctatccttgacatctagattgatcaattgagtcatagaccgtgtcatcctttaatcaatctatatcttgaacttcaagtagactcactctaaacaaatgagttcaatatctcatattaactcatttgggcatggtcatgcacttagttgtctcactctatcaagaatcatgatgtcactcccgtcatataggagggataaatctcatctacatcactcacatccctccgcataatttgttacatacccagtaatcgcctttatagtccacccagttacaggtgacgtttgacgaagccaaagtatgcaactccttatgaagggaaccatggtgacttcaggttcaaggactgatagtcatactaatagtcacatgagaaagtatatgacactcatataacgatccatgatactttctcatggcgggtcattcagtatacatttttcaatgcatactcatgtgtcaacttgatatctctatatccatgacttgtgagatcaagtcatcgagttaacctacatgctagtctcatcgcattaacattttcctgaatgttaatacttgactcggaatgattaagagtagtgttctctatatcatctcattatctattcaaccaatcaattgatatagataagaaccttctactcaaggacgttattatacttagttatttggcactaatacaagtaagtaaaataattataaagaaatgcctttataaatatatataaatatgatacatcgagtccatacaacaatcatcatatgattggctctagggctctcactaacaatctcccactagcactagtgccaatcagtgtgggCTCTAACGCCaaatgacctagtatgaccatcatgctttctttgtgccaaagtcttggtcaagggatcagcgatgttagcttctatgggtactcttccaactcacagcaccaccattcaagcaaaacacgaacccagactgcgatctataatcatcctggtcagtttggaagctagcatcactgtaaccctttacagctagctcaccatcgcctccaaatatcaagaaatattctttagtccttctcaagtacttaagaatattcttgaccactatccagtgacgttcacctggatttgactggtatctgctcgtcatgctcaaagcatatgaaacatcaggacaagtacatagcatggcatacatgatagatcctatggctgaagcataagggatcttatccatgaggtctctctcctctctagaagagggactatgagtctttgaaagactcacaccatgtgacatcggcagaaatcctttcttgaattctgcatggaaaaccgtagtaataccgtgtcaatatatgcattttaacttaggccaagcaatctcttagatctatctctatagatctttatgcttagaatacaggctgcttcatctaagtccttcattgagaaacaattccccagccaagtctttacagactgcagcaaagggatgtcatttcaatgagtagtatgtcatccacatacaatacaaggaagacaactgtgtccccaacaaccttcttgtagacacagggctcatcttcattcttgatgaaaccaaactatttgattgcatcatcgaatcgaagattccagttccgagaagcttgctttagtccataaatggacttatgcagcttgcatactctgccagtatgctgtggatctataaaaccctcagattgtgtcatgtacacatcctcgagcaggtttccattcagaaacgcggttttgacatccatctgcctgatctcataatcgtggtatgctgcaatagcaagcatgatcctaatggacttaaacatcgctactcgagaaaaggtttcatcatagtcaataccatgaatttgcttgacacctttagctactagacgacccttatatataagtccatccatgtcagtctttctcttaaagacccacttacacccaatgggttttatcccttcaggtggatcaaccaaagtccatacttgattgatgtacatggattccatctcggatctcatggccttatccatttctcagaatctggtctcatcatagcttcctgataggaggtaggctcattctcaacgagcataacatcatcatggtcagacaagagaaatgagtatctctcaagctaacgatgtaccctatcagacatgtgaagaggtaggtctacttgaactggttgttgttccttaactccttgtggaacaatctcatcatccacaacactttatggttccagttcaacttccatcaaggcttcagtgctatggtccttatcttgaacttcttcaagatcgaacgtactcgaacgtactcccactaatttttctagaaacaaagtccttttctagaaatacccaagtcttagccacaaacactttgtcctgactgagaatgtagaagtaaaatcccttcgtttccttgggatatccaataaaataacatttatcagatttgggtcccagtttgtccaagacttgacgtcaaacgtaagcctcacaaccccaaatccttata from Zingiber officinale cultivar Zhangliang chromosome 4A, Zo_v1.1, whole genome shotgun sequence includes the following:
- the LOC121973307 gene encoding indole-3-acetic acid-induced protein ARG2-like, whose protein sequence is MAPALSIVNLRASLCFLTARRLCSTSVNKGEAFFRGEWMAKKGKATDDGEVARSWVPDPVTGYYRPANEHGGIDPADLREMLLKPSKLRT